In the genome of Leptospira noumeaensis, one region contains:
- a CDS encoding methionyl-tRNA formyltransferase, whose product MRILFIGCVIYSKNILELLVENKYNVVGVISKDDTGFNSDYYDTSNIAKQYNIPFIKTKNVNELPILEWVRELKPDIVYCFGWNSLLGNDFIQIPKKGVVGYHPASLPQNRGRHPVIWALILGLTETASTFFFMGEGADDGDIVSQKKIIIEKEDTASTLYDKLIQESRAQVIEFTNLLINNQLIAKKQDHSLANSWRKRSKVDGVIDFRMSRKSIYNLVRALTKPYPGALILYKGEEYPVWQAKIAETPHSNFEPGKVLKISESSILVKCGLLTEAILLENHELPDTIQVGDYL is encoded by the coding sequence ATGAGAATCCTTTTCATAGGTTGTGTCATTTATTCTAAAAACATCTTGGAGTTGTTAGTTGAAAATAAGTATAATGTTGTTGGAGTGATTTCCAAGGATGATACAGGTTTCAATTCTGATTATTATGATACTTCTAACATTGCAAAGCAGTACAACATACCTTTTATTAAAACTAAAAATGTAAATGAATTACCTATTCTTGAATGGGTTAGGGAACTGAAACCGGATATCGTTTATTGTTTTGGTTGGAATAGTTTACTTGGAAATGATTTCATTCAAATCCCAAAGAAAGGGGTTGTTGGATATCACCCAGCTTCTCTTCCACAAAACAGAGGAAGGCATCCCGTTATCTGGGCATTAATATTAGGACTGACAGAGACAGCCTCAACATTCTTCTTTATGGGTGAGGGTGCCGATGATGGAGATATAGTTTCGCAGAAAAAGATAATTATAGAGAAAGAAGATACTGCGAGCACCTTATATGATAAGTTAATTCAGGAGTCTCGGGCACAGGTGATTGAATTTACGAATCTACTCATAAATAACCAATTAATTGCAAAAAAACAAGATCATAGTCTGGCAAATTCCTGGAGAAAACGTTCCAAAGTTGATGGGGTTATTGATTTTAGAATGTCCAGAAAAAGTATTTATAATTTAGTCAGAGCATTAACTAAACCTTACCCAGGAGCTTTAATCCTTTATAAGGGTGAGGAGTATCCTGTTTGGCAAGCAAAGATAGCAGAAACTCCACATTCTAATTTTGAACCAGGGAAAGTTTTAAAAATTTCTGAATCTTCTATTTTAGTAAAATGTGGTTTATTAACAGAAGCGATATTACTTGAAAATCATGAATTGCCAGATACAATACAAGTAGGTGATTATCTTTGA